CGGTCATGCCCTTGTCCTTGAGTAGGCTGACAATCATTTCTCGCTGAGGCGCGCTGTCCTCCACAACCAAAATCCTGTGCATGGCCCTTGATGACGCTGGAAAGTTTTTTTAATCTTACACCTATCTAAGGCAGAGATTAACGCTGCTGGCTAGCCCGCAAAAGACTCCGTACAGTCCCTACCAGCACCTGGGGTTCAAAGGGCTTAACTACGTAGGCGTTCGACCCCAGCCGCTGCGCCCAGTGCTTGTCAAAGACTTCCCCCTTGACACTACAGACGACTACCGGTACGTTGGCCAGCTCAGGACGCTTGCGCACCTCCCGCAACAATTCGTAGCCGTTCATGTTGGGCATGACCACATCCAGCACAATGATGTCGGGGCGGGTGGTTTTGAGCTTCTCGAGGGCCTCTCGGCCATCTGCCGCGGCAATCACCTCCAGCCCATCTTTGGCTAGCGTCTCTGCCATCATCTCGCGTTGGGCGCGCTGATCCTCAACCACCAGTACTGTTGCCATAGAGACCCCCAGCTTGACCCGCGCACCTCCATTTTACACGGAACGATTCGTGGCTCAAGTTGAACCGCCAGACCTGCTATACTCTATACTGTTTTAACAACGCCAGGGCTGAGGGCCTAGGCTAGCTTGTTAGTGCTGCGACTGTTTGTTGGTAGAGCGTGTCCTGAGGGCGACAGTGGTGAAATATCTAGCAGAAATTCAGCGACGGACGAAAACAGGCTTTTTAGGGACGGCCACCAGCATTGAATTGAATGTTTTAGCGGTGCAGCGAGGGGAGTTGTGGTCTACTACCTCTACGACCTTATCGCTGACGCCGGCGGATGAAAAGCGTTTTGACCAGAGCTACGGCAACGGTGCCCTGGTGCTGGTGGAAACGGACGCCAACAACAAAGTCCTGCAAGTTGACGACGCCAAGCGCCATGTGCTGAACATCTTGCGCCAGATGAACCAACTGCAAGAGAGATTGCAGCAGGTGGAACGCGAATCGGAAGAAATGCAGCAATCCCTCATGCTTCAGGCGCAGGAGTTTCACCGGCGGCAAATGGAATTGGAAGAACGGTTGGCCCAGGTGGAACAGGCGGAAGAAGCGCTCAAGGGACTGGAGGAACAACAGCAGCAGCTCCAGATGCTCCAGGCGGAAGTGGAAGCCCTGCAAGCCGATATCCAGCAAAAGGAAGCCGCCCTTAGCCAAGCGTGGCAGCAGTTAGAACGGGAGCGGGAGCAACTGCAGGCGAATCGCGCGGGGGTGCTTACCCACGACATGGCCCAGCAGATGCTCAGTTGTGTAGAGCAACTACGGCGGGTGCAACCGGCGGGAGATAGTTTCCATCGCTGGCACGAGCTACTGACGCAACAACAACGCTTTCTGGATGCTCAACAGCATCAATCCCACCAAGCCCAAGACCAACTGCAATCCCTTCAGGAACGACTGCATCAACTCCAACCCCAATGGTCGGAATTGCATCGGCGGGAAGCGGAACTGGTTGCTCAAGAACGGCTAGCGGAACATTTGCAAGCAGAGTGCGAGCAACTTCAGCAGCGATTGCTGGTGTTGGATCGAGCGGTCCAGGACCAGGAACAAACCTGTAAACAAATGAAACGTCTGATTGGTGCTAGCGCCCTGGTGGACAGAGCCGCATTGATGGCGATGGATTTGGAGGAGTTGGAACGGGAGGTTCAAGACAAGGAACAGGCTGTACATAAACTGCAAAATTATTTGCGGGAACAGGAAGAAGAGCTGCGTATGCAACAGGAAGCAATTGAAGCAATCCGTGCCAAGATGCAGCAGGCGAATGATTACGAAAAAATTGACCTGGAAAGTGAACTGGAAAGCGAGCAGCAAAATTATCAATTTTTGGAAGCGTCTTTGCTGGGACAACGAGAGACGCTCGCGGAACGGGAAGCTATCGCCCGCGCCTACCGGCAAATTCTAGAACAACGCTTGGGTCGCGCTACTGCAGACGACAAAAGCTCGGATTTGGAACCCATCTTGCAGGCGGCGGAGCAACAATTGCAGCGCTTAATCCAGGAACGCCAGGCTTGCCAGCAGCAATTCCAGGAACGGCAGGCTCAGTTGGAACAACTACGAGACCGCCTACAACAGGAACGGGACGCCTGCGCTCAATACCGGCATGCCTTGACACAACAACAACAGGAGTGGGAGCAGACGCGCCAGCAATTGGAGCAGCTCACAGGCCGCATCAATGCCTATCAAGACTTATTACCAGCGCAACAGGACTATCTCCGCCAACTGTGGGAGTGCTATCACCAAGTGGGTCAGGGGGTTGGACAAGGGCAATCCCAGGTGGTGGATGAGTTATTAGCGCTGATGCAGCAGGTGCTCCAGAGTTAGTCGGTCATGACCAAAACATCTCCCTGGACAACGACGCGCTGACCACCGGGCAAAGGAGCGCTCTGGCTGCGGTTTCCAGCGGTAACGAGTCGCCGGATGTGTTCAATGTGATGAAAATCCACAGCGCGACCCAGTTGTTTTTGCAGAAAAGTGCGCAGAACGTGACGTTGACCAGCGAGGGGCAATCGGGCTAGTTTACGCCGGTTGAGGGCCTGCTGCTGAGGGTCGTACAAGTAGGGCCAGAGATGGTTCACCCACTGTTGCCAAAACTGTTGTTCAGCGGTGAGGATGTCTAAGGTTTGGAGCAATTGCCGCTCAATCTGGGGATTGAAGTGACGGCGCAGGTAGGGAATCAGTTCGTGACGAATGCGATTGCGCCGGTAGTCCAAGGTTTGATTGGTCGGGTCGGGCCAGATGCACAACCCTTGCTGTTGACAGTAGGTGGCGGTTTCGTCGCGCGTGATGTGCCACAGTGGTCGAACTAAACGAATCGTCGGCGTCAGGGACCGGGCCGCAACCAACGCCACCAACCCACTCACCCCGCTGCCGCGCCAGAGGTTAAACAAAAATGTTTCCACGCGGTCGCTGGCGGTGTGGCCGGTCGTGATGATGGTGTACTGGTGTTGTTGGGCAATTTGCACCAGCGCTTGATAACGCCATTGCCGCCCGGCCGCTTCTTGGGGTGGGAGGTTCTGGGCGCGCATCACATGAAACGGATACCCGTAGTGTTGGGCAAGTTGCGCGATGTAGTGGGCATTATCGGCGCTGTCGGGTCGCCAGCCATGGTCGCAGTGGGCCACGCCCAAAACCCAGTCCCACCGCGGTCGCAACTGGTGCAGCACGTCCAGCAGGCACAGGGAATCCTGACCACCAGAGACGGCGACTAACACCCGCGCCTGGGCCGGTAGATAATTTGTCTGCCGGAGAAAGGCTTGCACCCGTCGTGGGAGGTTCATGACTGCCAGTAGGCAATGGTCGTCGTGGGGTTGGGCGTTTCCCAGCGCTGGATGTGGGGGTGTTGCTCTAAGTAGGCATGGACGGCTTGCCGGAGTCGCCCTGTCCCTTGACCATGAATGATCCACCAGGCCCGTTGACCCCCGTGTAGCTGCTGGTCCAGTTGGGCTGGTACCTGTTCCACTCGTAGGCCCCGTAGGTCAATGGTGTTGTCGGGGGTTTGCACCAAGGGCGGCGGCGGCAGCGCAACGGGTTGCCCGTCTAACGAGGTCACGTCTTTCGCCGAGGCCGTCACCCGCAGTTGTCCCAACCGCACAGTCATCTTGCCGTCCGCATCGGGCAAACTCAGGACTTCCCCTACCTGGCCCAACACGCGCACCCGTTGCCCAATCTGAGGGGTGAATCCGGCGACTACAGGTTCCGGTCGGGGTTGGTGACGCTTTTGAATATCCCTGAGGGTGGCGCTGGCGTGGTGGGCTTTTTGAGCCGTAACGCGGCGGCCCTTGAGGGTTTGGATCACCTGGGCAATTTCCTGCTTGGCTTGGGCAATGGCGGCTTCCACAGCTTGGGTTTGATGTTCCGCCAGGGCTTGTTTTTGCCGCTGGAGTTCCTGAGCCTGCTGTTGGATTTGCTGGTAAAGCTGTTCTGCTTGGGCCAGCAGTTCCGCGGCGGCTTGGTTTTTCTGCACTTGTTCCTGGCGATGCTGCTCGATTTGCCGGAGCAATTGATTGAGTTCTTGGTGGCTGCTGTGGAGATAGGAGGCTGCTCGCTGGAGAATGGCGGGGTCAAGGCCTAACCGCTGGGCGATCCGCAGGGCCTGCGATTGACCAGGGATGCCCCAGAGTAGGTGATAGGTAGGGGCGAGGGTGACGTCATCGAAGGCGACGGAAACGTTTTCAAACCGGGGGTCCTGGTACTTAAGGAGCTTGAGTTCGCCGTAGTGGGAGGTCGCCAGGGTCAAGCGGGCCTGGTCCGCACAGGTTTCCAACAGCGCGCGCGCCAAGGCTGTGCCTTCAGTAGGGTCAGTGCCGGCGCCAATTTCGTCCAAAAGAACCAGCGACTCGGAAGTAGCGGCCTGGAGAATCCGCTGGATGCGGGTGATGTGGCCTGAAAAGGTAGAGAGGTTTTGGCTCAGGGATTGCTCGTCGCCAATGTCAGCCAACACCTGGTC
Above is a window of Gloeomargarita sp. SKYB120 DNA encoding:
- a CDS encoding endonuclease MutS2; its protein translation is MGDIHRETLELLEWPRLCEHLATFAQTKTGKQAAQHWQPATDQATALQLLAETQAIDLLTERGVRLDLSKVDDVLPAIERAERGGLLSGLELLALAYLCQTARQVRRQIEAQRDIPVLQALVAPWRTHPELEQTIFHCIDDGGDVTDRASPALAQARQQCRQTEERLRQTLQQLMQKHPQALQEPLMTQRHDRYVLPVKASHKDVIPGLVHDTSASGATYYIEPHSVVPLNNEWRIQQKRVQELAEAVRQELSQQVGAVADDLRQLALGLTRLDVAYARCHYSRWLNGHPPQFGPSVQLRQVRHPLLVWQAHHEAGRPVVPIDLLIPADVRVVVITGPNTGGKTATLKTLGLVALMAQAGLYLPAVAPAQLPWFDQVLADIGDEQSLSQNLSTFSGHITRIQRILQAATSESLVLLDEIGAGTDPTEGTALARALLETCADQARLTLATSHYGELKLLKYQDPRFENVSVAFDDVTLAPTYHLLWGIPGQSQALRIAQRLGLDPAILQRAASYLHSSHQELNQLLRQIEQHRQEQVQKNQAAAELLAQAEQLYQQIQQQAQELQRQKQALAEHQTQAVEAAIAQAKQEIAQVIQTLKGRRVTAQKAHHASATLRDIQKRHQPRPEPVVAGFTPQIGQRVRVLGQVGEVLSLPDADGKMTVRLGQLRVTASAKDVTSLDGQPVALPPPPLVQTPDNTIDLRGLRVEQVPAQLDQQLHGGQRAWWIIHGQGTGRLRQAVHAYLEQHPHIQRWETPNPTTTIAYWQS
- the tilS gene encoding tRNA lysidine(34) synthetase TilS; this translates as MNLPRRVQAFLRQTNYLPAQARVLVAVSGGQDSLCLLDVLHQLRPRWDWVLGVAHCDHGWRPDSADNAHYIAQLAQHYGYPFHVMRAQNLPPQEAAGRQWRYQALVQIAQQHQYTIITTGHTASDRVETFLFNLWRGSGVSGLVALVAARSLTPTIRLVRPLWHITRDETATYCQQQGLCIWPDPTNQTLDYRRNRIRHELIPYLRRHFNPQIERQLLQTLDILTAEQQFWQQWVNHLWPYLYDPQQQALNRRKLARLPLAGQRHVLRTFLQKQLGRAVDFHHIEHIRRLVTAGNRSQSAPLPGGQRVVVQGDVLVMTD
- a CDS encoding response regulator → MATVLVVEDQRAQREMMAETLAKDGLEVIAAADGREALEKLKTTRPDIIVLDVVMPNMNGYELLREVRKRPELANVPVVVCSVKGEVFDKHWAQRLGSNAYVVKPFEPQVLVGTVRSLLRASQQR
- the hmpF gene encoding pilus motility taxis protein HmpF; its protein translation is MLVERVLRATVVKYLAEIQRRTKTGFLGTATSIELNVLAVQRGELWSTTSTTLSLTPADEKRFDQSYGNGALVLVETDANNKVLQVDDAKRHVLNILRQMNQLQERLQQVERESEEMQQSLMLQAQEFHRRQMELEERLAQVEQAEEALKGLEEQQQQLQMLQAEVEALQADIQQKEAALSQAWQQLEREREQLQANRAGVLTHDMAQQMLSCVEQLRRVQPAGDSFHRWHELLTQQQRFLDAQQHQSHQAQDQLQSLQERLHQLQPQWSELHRREAELVAQERLAEHLQAECEQLQQRLLVLDRAVQDQEQTCKQMKRLIGASALVDRAALMAMDLEELEREVQDKEQAVHKLQNYLREQEEELRMQQEAIEAIRAKMQQANDYEKIDLESELESEQQNYQFLEASLLGQRETLAEREAIARAYRQILEQRLGRATADDKSSDLEPILQAAEQQLQRLIQERQACQQQFQERQAQLEQLRDRLQQERDACAQYRHALTQQQQEWEQTRQQLEQLTGRINAYQDLLPAQQDYLRQLWECYHQVGQGVGQGQSQVVDELLALMQQVLQS